The following coding sequences lie in one Rhizobium rhododendri genomic window:
- the gyrB gene encoding DNA topoisomerase (ATP-hydrolyzing) subunit B: protein MTDIPATENAANPEYGADSIKVLKGLDAVRKRPGMYIGDTDDGSGLHHMVYEVVDNAIDEALGGHADLVTVTLNPDGSVTVTDNGRGIPTDIHTGEGISAAEVIMTQLHAGGKFDQNSYKVSGGLHGVGVSVVNALSVWLKLRIKRQGKIHEISFTHGVADAPLVTLGDSGGETGTEVTFQPSTETFTMIEFDFATLEHRLRELAFLNSGVRILLTDKRHSDVKQVEMLYDGGLEAFVVYLDRAKKPLVDKPVAIRGEKDGIVVEVAMWWNDSYHENVLCFTNNIPQRDGGTHMAGFRGALTRQITSYGETSGISKREKVTLTADDCREGLTAVLSVKVPDPKFSSQTKDKLVSSEVRPVVESLVNEALGTWLEEHPTEAKILIGKVAEAAMAREAAKKARELTRRKGALDIASLPGKLADCSERDPTKSEVFLVEGDSAGGSAKQGRSRENQAILPLRGKILNVERARFDKMLGSQEIGTLIIALGTGIGKDEFNADKLRYHKIIIMTDADVDGAHIRTLLLTFFFRQMPELIERGHIYIAQPPLYKVSRGKSIQYLKDEKALEEYLIGQGLDDASLRLGSGEVRSGQDLREVIQDALRLRALLENLHSRYNRAVVEQAAIAGALNADVVSDPARAATIVAEVARRLDIIAEETERGWIGDMTDEGGLRLERTVRGVKEVITLDMALIGSSDARHIDQLGPRLKEIYDVPPKLVRRDGETEISGARALLEAVFASGRKGLSMQRYKGLGEMNAEQLWETTLDPNVRSLLQVRVNDAVDADSLFARLMGDEVEPRREFIQDNALNVANLDI, encoded by the coding sequence ATGACCGATATTCCCGCGACCGAAAATGCCGCCAATCCTGAATATGGCGCTGACTCCATCAAGGTCCTGAAAGGCCTCGATGCCGTGCGCAAGCGGCCCGGCATGTATATCGGCGACACGGATGATGGCTCCGGCCTGCATCACATGGTCTACGAAGTCGTCGATAACGCCATCGACGAAGCGCTCGGTGGCCACGCCGACCTGGTAACCGTGACGCTCAACCCCGACGGCTCGGTGACGGTGACCGACAATGGTCGTGGTATTCCGACGGATATCCACACGGGCGAGGGAATATCCGCTGCCGAAGTGATCATGACCCAGCTGCACGCCGGCGGCAAATTCGACCAGAACTCCTACAAGGTGTCCGGCGGTCTGCATGGCGTCGGCGTCTCCGTCGTCAACGCGCTGTCGGTCTGGCTCAAGTTGCGCATCAAGCGCCAGGGCAAGATCCACGAGATCAGCTTCACCCACGGCGTCGCCGACGCACCGCTGGTGACGCTCGGAGACAGCGGCGGCGAAACGGGCACGGAAGTCACCTTCCAGCCCAGCACCGAAACCTTCACGATGATCGAGTTCGACTTCGCAACGCTGGAGCACCGGTTGCGCGAACTCGCCTTCCTCAATTCCGGCGTCCGCATCCTTCTCACCGACAAGCGTCATTCCGACGTCAAACAGGTGGAAATGCTTTATGACGGCGGCCTCGAAGCCTTCGTCGTCTATCTCGATCGCGCCAAGAAGCCGCTGGTCGACAAGCCCGTTGCCATCCGTGGCGAAAAGGACGGCATCGTCGTCGAAGTGGCGATGTGGTGGAACGACAGCTACCACGAGAACGTACTCTGCTTCACCAACAACATCCCGCAGCGCGACGGCGGCACCCATATGGCCGGTTTCCGTGGCGCCCTGACCCGTCAGATCACCTCCTACGGCGAGACCTCGGGCATCAGCAAGCGCGAGAAGGTGACGCTGACGGCAGACGACTGCCGCGAAGGCCTGACGGCCGTGCTGTCGGTGAAAGTGCCGGATCCGAAATTCTCTTCGCAGACCAAGGACAAGCTGGTTTCCTCGGAAGTTCGCCCGGTCGTCGAAAGTCTTGTCAACGAGGCGCTCGGCACTTGGCTCGAAGAACATCCGACCGAGGCCAAGATCCTGATCGGCAAGGTCGCGGAAGCCGCCATGGCCCGCGAAGCCGCCAAGAAGGCCCGCGAACTCACGCGCCGCAAGGGCGCCCTCGACATCGCCTCGCTGCCGGGCAAGCTCGCCGACTGCTCCGAGCGTGACCCTACCAAGTCCGAAGTCTTCCTCGTCGAAGGGGATTCCGCCGGCGGCTCAGCCAAGCAGGGCCGCTCGCGCGAAAACCAGGCAATCCTGCCGCTGCGAGGCAAGATCCTCAATGTCGAGCGTGCGCGCTTCGACAAGATGCTCGGCAGCCAGGAAATCGGTACGCTGATCATCGCGCTCGGCACCGGCATCGGCAAGGATGAGTTCAACGCCGACAAGCTGCGCTACCACAAGATCATCATCATGACGGACGCCGACGTGGACGGCGCCCATATTCGCACGCTGCTGCTGACCTTCTTCTTCCGCCAGATGCCGGAGCTGATCGAGCGCGGCCACATCTACATCGCCCAGCCGCCGCTCTACAAAGTGTCGCGCGGCAAATCGATCCAGTATCTGAAGGACGAGAAGGCGCTGGAAGAGTATCTGATCGGCCAGGGCCTCGACGACGCCAGCCTGCGGCTCGGCAGCGGCGAAGTCCGCTCCGGCCAGGATCTGCGCGAAGTCATTCAGGACGCGCTGCGTCTGAGGGCACTGCTCGAAAATCTGCATTCCCGCTATAACCGCGCCGTCGTAGAGCAGGCGGCGATTGCCGGCGCGCTCAATGCCGACGTGGTCAGCGATCCCGCCCGGGCCGCGACGATCGTTGCCGAAGTTGCCCGTCGTCTGGACATTATTGCCGAAGAAACGGAACGTGGCTGGATCGGCGACATGACCGACGAGGGCGGCTTGCGTCTGGAACGCACCGTGCGCGGGGTCAAGGAAGTCATCACCCTCGACATGGCGCTGATCGGCTCGTCCGATGCCCGCCATATCGACCAACTCGGCCCGCGCCTCAAGGAAATCTACGACGTGCCGCCGAAACTGGTGCGGAGAGACGGCGAAACGGAAATCTCCGGGGCCCGTGCGCTGCTGGAAGCCGTCTTTGCCAGCGGTCGTAAGGGTCTGTCGATGCAACGCTACAAGGGCCTCGGCGAAATGAATGCCGAGCAGCTCTGGGAAACGACGCTCGATCCGAACGTGCGCTCGCTGCTGCAGGTTCGCGTCAACGACGCCGTCGATGCCGACAGCCTGTTTGCCCGGCTTATGGGCGATGAAGTCGAGCCGCGCCGCGAGTTCATCCAGGACAATGCGCTCAACGTCGCCAACCTCGACATCTAA
- a CDS encoding M48 family metallopeptidase, which yields MFPLLSKVRKTARTPPVPEVRTLDLAGRQMPLTIRKHERATRITLRIEPGGRALKMTVPHGVPSREINAFLDRHQGWLITKLSKFEPDAKLRDGSEILIRGVPHQVEHSGSLRGITEILELDGERILRVSGMPEHAGRRIAAFLKKEARADLERLVKLHASTIRAEVASITMKDTRSRWGSCSSQGNLSFSWRILMAPPEVIDYLAAHEVAHLKEMNHGPRFWALCKKLCPHMEEAKAWLKRHGTHLHAIDFG from the coding sequence ATGTTTCCGCTTCTTTCAAAAGTCCGCAAGACTGCCCGGACGCCGCCTGTTCCGGAGGTGAGGACGCTCGATCTCGCCGGACGTCAGATGCCGCTGACGATCCGCAAGCACGAGCGCGCCACCCGTATTACCCTGCGCATAGAACCCGGCGGCCGGGCCCTGAAGATGACCGTGCCGCACGGCGTGCCGTCGCGAGAGATCAATGCCTTTCTCGACCGCCACCAGGGCTGGCTCATCACCAAGTTGTCGAAGTTCGAGCCTGATGCGAAGCTGCGCGATGGCAGCGAGATCCTGATCCGTGGAGTGCCCCACCAGGTTGAGCATTCAGGCAGCCTGCGTGGCATCACCGAAATCCTCGAACTGGACGGCGAGCGCATCCTGCGTGTCAGCGGAATGCCGGAGCATGCCGGGCGGCGCATTGCAGCCTTCCTGAAGAAGGAAGCGCGCGCCGATCTGGAGCGCCTGGTGAAACTGCACGCCAGCACCATCCGCGCGGAGGTTGCTTCGATCACCATGAAGGATACGCGCAGCCGCTGGGGCTCCTGTTCGTCGCAGGGCAATCTCAGCTTTTCTTGGCGGATACTGATGGCACCGCCCGAAGTTATCGACTATCTGGCTGCCCACGAGGTGGCGCACCTGAAGGAAATGAACCACGGCCCCCGCTTCTGGGCGCTGTGCAAAAAGCTTTGCCCACACATGGAAGAAGCAAAAGCCTGGCTGAAGCGGCATGGCACCCACCTTCATGCCATCGATTTCGGCTAG
- the trpB gene encoding tryptophan synthase subunit beta — MNETPNVNSFRAGPDEDGRFGIFGGRFVAETLMPLILALQAEWENAKTDPTFKAELDYLNTHYIGRPSPLYFAERLTAELGGAKIYFKRDELNHTGSHKINNCIGQILLAKRMGKTRIIAETGAGQHGVASATVAARFGLPCVVYMGATDVERQAPNVFRMKLLGAEVVPVTSGHGTLKDAMNEALRDWVTNVDDTYYMIGTAAGPHPYPEMVRDFQSVMGREAKEQMMAAEGRLPDMLVAAVGGGSNAIGLFHPFLDDKSVQIVGVEAGGKGLEGEEHCASLTVGSPGVLHGNRTYLLQDRDGQIKEGHSISAGLDYPGIGPEHSWLKDMGRVEYVPIMDTEALAAFQMLTRLEGIIPALEPAHALAEVIKRAPKMDKDQIIVMNLCGRGDKDIFTVGKILGVEL; from the coding sequence GTGAACGAGACGCCAAACGTAAATTCCTTCCGCGCCGGGCCAGACGAAGATGGCCGCTTCGGTATCTTCGGTGGACGATTCGTCGCAGAGACGCTGATGCCGCTGATCCTCGCCCTGCAGGCCGAGTGGGAAAATGCCAAGACCGATCCGACCTTCAAGGCCGAGCTCGATTATCTCAACACCCACTATATCGGTCGCCCAAGCCCGTTGTATTTCGCCGAGCGGCTCACAGCCGAGCTTGGCGGCGCGAAGATCTATTTCAAGCGCGACGAACTCAACCACACCGGATCGCACAAGATCAACAATTGCATCGGGCAGATCCTGCTCGCCAAGCGCATGGGCAAGACCCGCATCATCGCAGAAACCGGCGCCGGCCAGCATGGCGTGGCTTCGGCTACCGTTGCTGCTCGCTTCGGGTTGCCCTGCGTTGTCTACATGGGCGCAACCGATGTCGAGCGCCAGGCGCCGAACGTGTTCCGTATGAAGCTGCTCGGTGCCGAGGTCGTTCCCGTCACATCCGGCCACGGTACCCTGAAAGATGCCATGAACGAGGCGCTGCGCGACTGGGTCACCAACGTCGACGACACCTACTATATGATTGGAACTGCGGCCGGACCGCACCCCTATCCGGAAATGGTTCGCGATTTCCAGTCTGTGATGGGCCGCGAAGCCAAGGAACAGATGATGGCCGCAGAAGGCCGCCTGCCGGACATGCTGGTGGCAGCAGTCGGCGGTGGCTCCAATGCGATCGGCCTGTTCCATCCGTTCCTCGATGACAAGAGCGTCCAGATCGTCGGCGTCGAAGCCGGCGGCAAGGGCCTGGAGGGCGAGGAGCACTGTGCGTCGTTGACGGTCGGTTCCCCGGGCGTGCTGCATGGCAACCGCACCTACCTGCTGCAGGACAGGGACGGGCAAATAAAGGAAGGCCACTCGATCTCCGCCGGCCTTGACTATCCCGGCATCGGCCCGGAGCATTCATGGCTGAAGGATATGGGCCGCGTCGAATACGTGCCGATCATGGACACCGAGGCTCTGGCAGCCTTCCAGATGCTGACTCGCCTCGAAGGTATCATCCCGGCACTCGAGCCTGCCCATGCGCTGGCCGAAGTCATCAAGCGTGCGCCGAAGATGGATAAGGACCAGATCATCGTGATGAACCTCTGTGGCCGAGGCGACAAGGATATCTTCACCGTTGGCAAAATTCTCGGCGTGGAGCTCTGA
- a CDS encoding phosphoribosylanthranilate isomerase, protein MKPDIKICGLKTAETVDRAVARGATHIGFIFFEKSPRYIDPDLAGVLADRVRGKALIVAVVVDPDNDDLDEIMNLVRPDVLQLHGHESPERVLTIKALYDVLVMKAFSVRDAEDLRRVEAYIGIADRFLFDAKASKGSELPGGNGVAFDWSLMAWLDGRVDYMLSGGLNKDNVALALASTKASGIDISSGVESAPGVKDLTMIDEFFDAVASARMPATASGS, encoded by the coding sequence ATGAAACCCGATATCAAGATTTGCGGATTGAAGACGGCCGAGACGGTCGATCGCGCTGTCGCGCGCGGCGCCACACACATCGGTTTCATCTTCTTTGAAAAAAGCCCGCGCTACATCGATCCCGATCTTGCAGGCGTGCTTGCTGACCGCGTTCGTGGCAAGGCCCTCATCGTCGCCGTGGTGGTCGATCCGGACAATGACGATCTCGATGAGATTATGAACCTGGTTCGGCCCGACGTGCTGCAATTGCATGGCCATGAAAGTCCGGAGCGGGTTCTGACCATCAAGGCCCTCTACGACGTGCTTGTCATGAAGGCCTTTTCCGTGCGGGATGCCGAGGACCTCAGGCGTGTGGAGGCCTACATCGGCATCGCAGATCGCTTCCTGTTCGATGCCAAGGCATCCAAAGGTTCGGAACTGCCCGGCGGAAACGGCGTTGCTTTCGACTGGAGCCTGATGGCGTGGCTTGACGGCCGCGTCGACTACATGCTTTCGGGAGGCCTCAACAAAGACAACGTCGCCCTTGCGCTCGCCTCCACCAAGGCCTCGGGTATCGATATATCGTCCGGTGTGGAAAGTGCGCCGGGCGTCAAGGATCTGACCATGATCGACGAATTTTTCGACGCGGTTGCCTCGGCTCGCATGCCGGCAACAGCCTCAGGGAGTTGA
- a CDS encoding glutathione S-transferase family protein produces MLVDGKWTEDWQPVQAKDEKGGFVRQTSSFRNWVTPDGSAGPTGTGGFAAEPGRYHLYVALICPWASRTLIGRAMKGLEAAIDISIVEPALTKQGWQFGDYPGATEDSVNGARYIHELYTMADPHFTGRATVPVLWDTRTNTIVNNESSDILRMMNDGFGDLATLSTDLYPNDRREEIDAFNARIYPSLNNGVYRTGFATTQLAYEEGFRDVFDCLDWAELQFEGKRFLFADHPTEADIRLFVTLVRFDVAYHGIFKCNLRRLSDYSNLSAFCRSMLDWPGIAETVSFDHIKRGYYSIETLNPSGIVPVGPALEELF; encoded by the coding sequence ATGCTGGTCGACGGAAAGTGGACGGAAGATTGGCAGCCGGTGCAGGCAAAGGACGAAAAGGGTGGCTTTGTCCGCCAGACGTCCAGCTTTCGAAACTGGGTGACGCCGGATGGCAGCGCCGGCCCGACCGGTACCGGTGGGTTTGCTGCCGAACCGGGCCGCTATCACCTTTATGTTGCGCTGATCTGCCCTTGGGCATCGCGGACGCTGATTGGCCGGGCGATGAAGGGCCTGGAAGCTGCTATCGATATCTCCATCGTCGAACCTGCCCTCACAAAGCAGGGCTGGCAATTCGGCGACTATCCCGGCGCGACCGAGGACAGCGTCAACGGTGCCCGCTATATCCACGAACTCTATACGATGGCTGATCCGCATTTTACCGGAAGGGCGACAGTTCCCGTCCTCTGGGATACCCGGACGAACACCATCGTCAACAATGAATCGTCCGACATCCTGAGGATGATGAATGACGGCTTTGGCGATCTGGCAACCCTCTCGACCGATCTCTATCCGAATGACCGGCGCGAAGAGATCGACGCCTTCAACGCGCGGATCTACCCGTCGCTCAACAACGGCGTCTATCGGACCGGCTTTGCGACGACGCAGCTCGCCTACGAGGAAGGTTTCCGGGATGTCTTCGACTGTCTGGATTGGGCCGAACTCCAGTTCGAAGGCAAGCGCTTCCTCTTTGCCGATCACCCGACTGAAGCAGATATCCGTCTGTTCGTGACGCTGGTGCGCTTCGATGTCGCCTATCACGGCATTTTCAAATGCAATCTCAGGCGTCTCTCCGATTACTCAAATCTCAGCGCTTTCTGCCGGAGCATGCTCGATTGGCCTGGCATCGCGGAGACGGTAAGTTTCGACCACATCAAGCGCGGATATTACTCGATAGAGACGCTCAATCCATCCGGCATCGTTCCGGTTGGCCCCGCGCTCGAAGAGCTGTTCTGA
- a CDS encoding polyhydroxyalkanoate depolymerase, producing MYYHLYELNHAVMAPFRAAAGMMRQAYDNPLNPMAETAFGRTISASLEVFERSTRRYGKPEFGLVQTVIDDKPVVVTEAVVWQKPFCRLLHFERDLPVPRPSDPRILIVAPMSGHYATLLRGTVEALLPGADVYITDWTDARMIPVEEGDFDLDDYIDYIVAMLHHLGQDTHVVAVCQPSVPVLAAAALMEEAGDPLSPASMTLMGGPIDTRINPTGVNKLAMDKPIEWFADNVVMNVPWPLPGFGRSVYPGFLQLSGFMSMNLDRHVIAQKDFFMHLVKNDGEPEKHREFYDEYLAVMDLTSQFYLQTVEQVFMKHALPKGELHHRGHRVDPSAIRKVALLTVEGENDDISGVGQTKAAQTICSNIPDAMRMHYLQPDVGHYGVFNGSRFRREIAPRILAFARAHSRTADVPKRKAKGSRTA from the coding sequence ATGTACTATCATCTCTACGAACTGAACCATGCGGTCATGGCGCCATTCCGGGCTGCTGCTGGCATGATGCGCCAGGCTTACGATAATCCGCTCAATCCCATGGCCGAAACCGCGTTCGGCAGGACGATATCTGCCAGTCTCGAGGTCTTCGAGCGCAGCACGCGGCGTTACGGAAAGCCCGAGTTCGGGCTGGTGCAGACAGTCATCGACGACAAGCCCGTGGTCGTCACCGAGGCTGTCGTCTGGCAGAAGCCGTTCTGTCGTTTGCTCCATTTCGAAAGGGACCTGCCAGTCCCCCGTCCGTCCGATCCGCGGATCCTGATCGTGGCGCCGATGTCCGGCCATTACGCGACGTTGCTGCGCGGTACGGTGGAGGCGCTGTTGCCCGGCGCCGATGTCTATATCACCGACTGGACCGATGCCCGGATGATACCCGTCGAAGAGGGCGACTTCGATCTCGACGACTACATCGACTATATCGTCGCCATGCTGCATCACCTCGGGCAGGATACCCATGTGGTGGCCGTCTGTCAGCCATCCGTGCCGGTGCTCGCTGCAGCCGCCCTTATGGAAGAGGCTGGCGATCCGCTGTCGCCCGCGTCCATGACGCTGATGGGCGGCCCGATCGATACGCGCATCAATCCGACCGGTGTCAACAAGCTCGCCATGGACAAGCCCATCGAGTGGTTTGCCGATAATGTGGTGATGAACGTTCCGTGGCCGCTGCCGGGTTTTGGGCGGTCGGTGTATCCGGGCTTCCTGCAGCTTTCTGGCTTCATGTCGATGAACCTCGACCGGCACGTCATTGCCCAGAAGGATTTCTTCATGCACCTCGTCAAGAACGACGGGGAGCCCGAAAAGCATCGCGAGTTTTATGACGAGTATCTGGCGGTCATGGACTTGACCTCGCAGTTCTACCTGCAGACGGTCGAGCAGGTGTTCATGAAACACGCCTTGCCGAAGGGCGAGTTGCACCATCGTGGTCACCGCGTCGATCCATCTGCGATCCGCAAGGTGGCGCTCCTGACGGTGGAAGGCGAAAACGACGATATCTCCGGCGTCGGCCAGACCAAGGCGGCGCAGACGATCTGCAGCAACATCCCCGACGCAATGCGGATGCATTATTTGCAGCCAGATGTCGGTCACTACGGTGTCTTCAATGGCTCTCGCTTCCGCCGCGAAATAGCGCCGCGCATCCTGGCTTTTGCCAGGGCCCACTCGAGAACTGCCGATGTCCCGAAGCGGAAGGCCAAGGGCTCAAGAACGGCCTAG
- a CDS encoding DUF2852 domain-containing protein yields MNQSALIRPEWTPATIALMVLGFVVFWPLGLAMLAYILFGDRLRGFKRDVNQAADGMFSGFRRNGRRYRQQFNSENVAFDDWRQAELDRLDQERRRLDETRADFDNYVRELRRAKDQEEFDRFMRDRTAARRTDQGSGQEFRTS; encoded by the coding sequence ATGAATCAGTCAGCATTGATTCGGCCGGAGTGGACCCCGGCGACCATCGCGCTCATGGTTCTGGGCTTCGTGGTTTTCTGGCCGCTTGGTCTTGCTATGCTCGCATACATCCTCTTCGGCGATCGCCTGAGAGGCTTCAAACGGGACGTCAACCAGGCAGCCGATGGCATGTTCAGCGGTTTCCGCCGCAACGGCCGTCGTTACCGTCAGCAGTTCAACAGCGAGAACGTCGCTTTTGACGACTGGCGCCAGGCAGAACTCGACCGCCTGGATCAGGAGCGCCGCAGGCTCGACGAGACCCGCGCCGACTTCGACAACTACGTGCGGGAATTGCGCCGCGCCAAGGACCAGGAAGAGTTCGACCGTTTCATGCGTGACCGCACAGCGGCGCGACGCACGGATCAGGGCTCCGGGCAGGAGTTCAGAACCTCCTGA
- a CDS encoding nitroreductase family protein: MTSSNSRESNHPIDALFLDRWSPRAFNNETMPEADLLTILEAGHWAASSYNHQPWRFVYALRGSEQWDTFLSLLIDFNQSWVKSASALLFIVSRTHSGELGADDQKPIYSHSFDAGTASGYIALQAHLSGYEAHGMTGVHFDKVPGVLGIPDGFRVECAVAIGKIGDKNQLPEGLREREVPSPRKPLAEVAFNGKFIAK; the protein is encoded by the coding sequence ATGACAAGCAGCAACAGCCGCGAATCCAACCATCCGATCGACGCCCTTTTCCTGGATCGCTGGTCGCCCCGTGCATTCAACAACGAGACCATGCCGGAAGCAGATCTGCTGACGATCCTCGAAGCCGGCCACTGGGCAGCCTCCTCCTACAACCACCAGCCCTGGCGTTTCGTCTACGCGCTGCGCGGCTCCGAGCAGTGGGACACGTTCCTCAGCCTGCTGATCGACTTCAACCAGAGCTGGGTTAAGTCTGCATCCGCGCTGTTGTTCATCGTTTCCCGCACGCATTCCGGCGAACTCGGTGCCGACGACCAGAAGCCGATCTACAGCCACTCCTTCGACGCCGGCACCGCATCGGGCTACATTGCCCTGCAGGCCCATCTCTCCGGCTATGAAGCGCACGGCATGACCGGCGTTCACTTCGACAAGGTGCCGGGCGTACTCGGCATTCCGGACGGCTTCCGCGTCGAATGCGCCGTCGCCATCGGCAAGATCGGCGACAAGAACCAGCTGCCGGAAGGCCTGCGCGAACGCGAAGTCCCGAGCCCGCGCAAGCCATTGGCCGAGGTCGCCTTCAACGGCAAGTTCATCGCCAAGTAA
- a CDS encoding fumarylacetoacetate hydrolase family protein, with protein sequence MKLMRVGEPGKEKPALLDKEGKIRDLSAHVADIGGEAIHPDSLAKLAQIDPDTLPELAAGRIGACVAGTGKFICIGLNFSDHAAETGATVPPEPIIFMKATSAIAGPNDTVLIPRGSEKTDWEVELGVVIGKTAKYVSEADALDYVAGYCVSHDVSERAFQTERSGQWTKGKSCDTFGPIGPWLVTKDEVADPQNLGMWLKVNGKTMQDGSTKTMVYGVAHLVSYLSQFMSLQPGDVISTGTPPGVGMGMKPPTYLKAGDVVELGIEGLGDQRQTFAADA encoded by the coding sequence ATGAAACTGATGCGAGTCGGCGAGCCCGGCAAGGAAAAGCCGGCCCTCCTGGACAAGGAAGGCAAGATCCGCGATCTGTCGGCGCATGTTGCCGATATCGGCGGAGAGGCGATCCATCCGGATAGCCTGGCAAAGCTTGCCCAGATCGATCCCGACACCTTACCGGAACTGGCGGCAGGCCGTATCGGCGCTTGCGTCGCGGGTACGGGCAAGTTCATCTGTATCGGCCTCAATTTTTCGGACCACGCCGCAGAGACCGGCGCTACTGTGCCGCCTGAACCGATCATATTCATGAAGGCCACTTCCGCCATCGCTGGTCCGAATGACACGGTTCTCATTCCGCGCGGCTCTGAAAAAACCGACTGGGAAGTCGAACTCGGCGTCGTCATCGGCAAGACGGCTAAGTATGTCAGCGAAGCCGACGCACTCGATTATGTCGCCGGCTACTGCGTTTCGCATGACGTCTCCGAGCGCGCTTTCCAGACGGAGCGCTCCGGCCAGTGGACTAAGGGAAAGTCCTGCGACACATTCGGCCCGATCGGCCCCTGGCTGGTCACGAAGGATGAAGTTGCGGATCCGCAGAATCTCGGCATGTGGCTGAAGGTCAACGGCAAAACCATGCAGGATGGATCCACCAAGACGATGGTCTACGGCGTCGCGCACCTGGTTTCCTACCTCAGCCAGTTCATGTCGCTGCAGCCGGGCGACGTCATCTCGACCGGTACGCCCCCGGGCGTCGGAATGGGCATGAAGCCGCCCACTTACCTGAAGGCCGGCGACGTGGTCGAACTCGGCATCGAAGGTCTCGGGGACCAACGCCAGACGTTCGCCGCCGACGCTTAA
- the trpA gene encoding tryptophan synthase subunit alpha: MTARMDKRFADLKTEGRPALVTYFMAGDPDYETSLGIMRALPEAGSDIIELGMPFSDPMADGPAIQMAGQRALKAGQTLKKTLQLAADFRKSDDATPIVLMGYYNPIYIYGVEKFLDDALASGIDGLIVVDLPPEMDDELCIPAIRKGVNFIRLATPTTDDKRLPMVLRNTSGFVYYVSMNGITGSAMADPSLVSAAVRRIKSHTDLPVCVGFGVKTAEHARVIGAAADGVVVGTAIVNQVANSLTADGKATADTVQAVATLVRGLSTGTRSARLVAAE; this comes from the coding sequence ATGACCGCACGGATGGACAAACGCTTCGCCGACCTGAAGACCGAGGGTCGCCCGGCGCTGGTTACCTATTTCATGGCTGGCGACCCAGATTACGAAACGTCGCTCGGCATCATGAGGGCGCTGCCGGAAGCAGGCTCCGACATCATCGAGCTCGGCATGCCTTTCTCGGACCCGATGGCCGATGGTCCGGCAATCCAGATGGCCGGTCAGCGGGCGCTGAAGGCAGGCCAGACGCTGAAGAAGACGCTGCAGCTTGCCGCCGATTTCCGTAAATCCGATGACGCTACGCCGATCGTACTGATGGGCTACTACAACCCGATCTATATTTACGGCGTCGAGAAATTTCTCGATGACGCGCTGGCATCCGGCATCGACGGCCTGATCGTCGTCGACCTACCGCCGGAAATGGATGACGAGCTCTGCATCCCGGCTATCCGCAAGGGCGTTAATTTCATCCGTCTGGCAACACCGACGACGGACGACAAGCGCCTGCCGATGGTGCTTCGCAATACTTCGGGCTTCGTCTACTACGTATCCATGAACGGCATCACCGGCTCGGCTATGGCCGATCCGTCACTTGTCTCGGCTGCCGTCCGCCGTATCAAGAGCCATACCGACCTGCCTGTTTGCGTCGGCTTCGGCGTCAAGACGGCCGAGCATGCGCGGGTCATCGGTGCGGCTGCCGATGGCGTCGTCGTCGGCACTGCGATCGTCAATCAGGTTGCGAATTCGCTGACCGCGGATGGCAAGGCGACTGCCGATACCGTGCAGGCGGTGGCAACCCTTGTTCGTGGTCTTTCAACCGGAACCCGCTCGGCGCGCCTTGTTGCCGCCGAATAG